CTACCTCCAGATCTTGGCCCATTCACCAATTGGACGTCAAGAATGCCTTTCTTCATGGGGATCTTACTGAGACGGTTTATATGCACCAACCTCCGGGATTTGTTGATCCTACTCACCCGGATTATGTTTGTCGCCTTCGTAGAtctctttatggtctcaaacaggcaCCTCGGGCATGGTTTCAGCGGTTTGCGACTTTCATCACTCAATGTGGTTTTCAGGGTAGTGTATGTGATCCATCTCTATTTATTTATCGGTCAGGACAGGACACGGCATACTTATTACTGTACGTTGATGATATCATACTCACTGCCTCTACTGATGTTCTTCTCACCCGTTTTATTGACATGATGAAACAAGAGTTCTGTATGACTGACCTTGGCTCCTTACATCATTTTTTGGGAATCACTGCTTCTCGGTCATCCTCCGGGTTGTTTTTGTCTCAGTCACTCTATACGAAGGACATCATTTCTCGTGCATCCATGACTGCCTGCAATCCAGTGGCCACTCCGGTCGACACCAACTCCAAGCTTAGCGCTACCTCTGGACCAGCTCTTAAGGATCCTACTCTATACCGAAGTTTGGCTGGGGCTTTACAATATCTTACTTTTACTCGACCGAACATATCTTACGCGGTTCAACAGGTATGTTTATTCATGCACGACCCTAGAGAACCTCACATGCAGGCGCTTCGGCGTATACTTCGGTACCTCCAGGGCACTATCGAACATGGATTATTTTTATCTGTATCCACCATTTCTGGCATCCatgcatactctgatgctgattgggcgggctGTCCTGATTCACGACGATCTACCTCTGGTTTCTGCATTTTTTTGGGTGACAACCTTGTTTCTTGGTCTTCCAAACGTCAGGCGACTGTCTCCCGCTccagtgctgaagctgaatatcggggtGTGGCTAATGCCGTGGCCGAGGTGACTTGGCTCCGGAATTTACTTCTTGAGCTACATATACCACTACGACGGGCTACTATCGTTTATTGTGACAATGTGAGTGCTGTCTACATGTCGGGTGATCCGGTTCAACATCAACGCACCAAACATGTGGAAATCGAcattcattttgttcgtgaacgcgTCCGTATTGGGGACATTCGGGTGCTACACATTCCATCCGAAAATCAGTACGCTGATATTTTCACGAAGTGTCTTCCTAGACAATTATTTCTTCGTTTTCGTACTAGTCTTAGTGTTTGTTCCTCTACCGctaagactaagggggtgtaatagattaTATTCTACCATATTTAGCGGACCAAGgatattctctttaatagagattattaataataatatatatatggtCCCTTCTCCCACAAGGAGGGCAAGGAAGTTTTCCATAACCCAATAGATTCAAGTAAACATAATATGATCGAACTGATAGGCAGCATATCAGAAACTGAAATACGTGTAAAAAGTATACCAGCTACACTATGTTACGACGATAAATCTGGTGAAGCTACCATAGATGACGACTCAACTTGGATCGGTTTTATTTTTACCCCATTTACGGTTTCGTCAACCAAAAACAAATTCTTCGGGCTTGGTTGTGATACCGTAGCTTATAGTTTTGATGCACTAAGTGGTTTTAATGCAACTTGTTTAACAAGATGTGAAACCAGGGAAGACATAATGGATGGATCTTGTGCTGGTAGAGAATGTtgtcactacaagaaaacttggtttaagcgaccaaaatcttagcaagCTCTCAAAATTTTGGTCGCTTTAATAGTTAAGCAACCATGTTTGCAATTACCAAAAATTTTGGCTGCTATTAACATGCTCCCATTAAATCATAGCTACTAATTAAATTTGTGGGTTGCTCTAGCATTTTTCCCAGTACTACATAGCGAGTGAAATAGTAGGTTAGTAGCTATTTACTTCAGGCTACCATGTATCAGCAATTCAAAGTATGTTCGGCTGCTAAAAACCTGTCTCAGCAACTAAGGGATAACGACAACCAATTCAGAAAAGGAAAGTGGATGATTCTAATAATGAGAAAGGGAAGCGATCACCAATCTAGTGTTTGATGTTTGATATCgagatgtttaattttgatttgtagAAATTTTACGAGCTGGGTTTCTAATAAAAGTTCTATAGTAATTTTACTAGGTGGGTTTCCCAGTCTTTCTCATTTTGCTAATCATtttcattcaattgatttatacacattcgtagtattcaatccaaaatttatatgttctacATATTTTCTACGATAATAATTCACTTGTTCATTCCCGTGCATTTCTAATACATTacaagaaattctatctaattgAAAACCGAAGGTTATTACCGAGTTTGTTTCCAATCATTCCCTAGCTCTTGACTTTCTATTGGGCAgataaatttgaaaaatcttattcctatgatttaacatgaaattgatttaggtgttttatcaaaaccttgaaaattttaaaattatattATTAGTTCCCTTTTTTCAAAAAATCGGTGGAACTTGGTCAATTTTCCCGATTTACTGTCAGTAGTTCCCATCCTCGGTGAACTACTAATggacattcagttaaaataatggataactggataaaccaatttatatAAGAGAAATTGAGTAAGGTCGAGCTAATTGGATAACATTGATAAATAAAGGGTGAAATACACAAAGGTCGATggacattcagttaaaataatggataactagataaaccaatctatctaaGAGAAACTGAGTGAGGTCCAACGATATTGGATAAGATTGGTGGATAACAAGTTAAATTGAGTCAAAACTAAGGAAATTTAGTTTATTTGATCGATAACCATATAAACTCATGGAATCTAAGAAAAATTGAGTGAGATCCAGTAATATTGGACACGATTGATAAATAGTGTCTTTAATTAATTAAGGTCGATGAACATTCAATTAAAATGATAGATAATAAAGAACCTAATGAATTTTGGGAAAATCTGAGTGAGGCCGATTGACATTGGGTAAGATTGGGTAATAAAAAGTGAAATTAAGTGAAGCTACGAAAATTCGGTTTATTTGATAGATAACTATGTGGCGAAATTGACTAAGGTCGATCAATTGAGATGCACTTGTATAAACCAAACAGTAGGTTTCAGATAACAAGGCCGGTCTAATttataatcaggaatctatttGTAAATCGAGaccagaaaaaaaaagaaagagacagACTGCGTATCTAATAGTCCACTCAAGACCAGTTTTCGAATTCGGGGCCATgatatgcgtacaatatgccagaacatatattttttaaggttttagggtatattacaaaggaatcttacatgtaaatggatggattcatcgttcttacgaagttttcgacttatagtagttcACTCATGGCCaaatttcgatctcagagccagggtttgcatataatatgccagaataactagggtttgatccCTCCCGTGGCGATAAATTGTAaaatgtatgtcgttataccacatttgaagttcgaatcaacaccgagcttcatatttatcgatttcgatgatgtatcatgctaagtttgaagtaacaaccctcccggagcttcttggatcatagtttgtatgttgttataccacatttgaagttcgaatcaacaccgatcttcatatttatcgatttttatgatgtatccagctaagtttgaagtcataaccctcccgaagcttctaagttcataatttttATGTCGttgtaccacatttgaagttagaatcaacaccgagcttcatatttatcgatttcgatgatgtatcatgctaagtttgaagttagaaccctcccggagcttcttggatCATAGTTTGTCTGTTGTCAtagcacatttgaagttcgaatcaacatcgagcttcatatttattgattttatGATGTATCCAGATAattttgaagtcataaccctcccgaagcttctaagttcataacttttatgtcgttataccacatttgaagttcgaatcaacaccgagcttcatatttatcgattttgatgatgtatcatgctaagtttgaagttagaaccctcccggagcttcttggatCATAATTTGTATGTTTTCAtagcacatttgaagttcgaatcaacatcgagattcatatttatcgattttgatgatgtatccagctaaTTTTGAATTCAACCCTCCCTAAGCTTCTAAGTTCATAACttatatgtcgttataccacatttgaagtttgaatcaacactgagcttcatatttatcgatttcgatgatgtatcatgctaagtttgaagtcataaccctccctAAGATTTTTGGCTCATAGTTtatatgttgttataccacatttgaagttcgaatcaacaccgagctttatattcatcaattttgatgatgtatctagCTAAGTTTGAGGACAGAACCATTCTGAATTTCGTGGTCCATCTCTAGgaatcttataacctgagtttaccagtgtgaactaaagctacttcatgacctatatGACTTGTCAAAATTGCTCCATGACCTATGCGGCTAGTCGAAACtcaaaatagaaacacaaagagaaagcacaaaaacacaaagagaaagcacaatgaaacacaccaattatcgaattcatttttcatttcccattcattcttatacattttttggatatttttacATCAGAATATCaataacaatgtcctaaatttattaatattttttttggattttttttcatgtcgaaggttgataattgaaccgaaaacatgagttcgtattaacacAAAAACAATGCACAAtaaaacacactttccttgatccgtatgacactTTTAACTTAAATCTACACTGTCCAAAAAATTTCATAATCCGTATGACTCCATCCTACCGAATCTTGTCCGTTaaaattcttttgattttttttctttcacccACTTTTGTCGTCTCTCATCTGCCCCtccctcagaaaaaaaaaaaacccttcaaGTTGCGCCTCCCTCAGAAAAAAATAACCCTCACTCAAGATTTGTTTCACCAGTGATTTGTTTCAGTATGAAGCAAATCAGAAACCCTACATCCTCATTGGTGAAGAAACGAAACCAAATCTCAAGATCTCctcaaaatcaaaatcctaatTCTTCAACCAAATTTCAGTAAAACCAATATTATTTCTTCAACGAAATCGAAACATTTTTTTCAATCCTATTATCTCAGTAGATGATTTAGTGGTTGTGGAATTGAATTCTGGTGGTGATAGGAAAATGGTTCTGGAGCTGTTGGTGACGAATTCGACGATGGGTGTTGTTGGTCTGATATGTTGAGTTAATGGGTTTGACGGATTTGAGCAAAGAAAAGACTCGAAGAGATTTGATTGATTCTGATGTTCTCGGGTTTATTGGTGGTACTGATATGGATTGATGAAGCTAAGACGATGTGGAAGCAGTTACCAACGAGATGGAGACCTCAAGGACTGAAATTGGGGTTCGATTTGTCGAAGGACTGtattcaagccaattatttcaatttctcGCAATAACAGCTTTTGGATTTGGGTACAAATTAAGATGGGAATGAAAACGGTTCAACGATAACAGATCTGTGGGTTCATTCCATAAGCTCGATTGATGGAGATTTGGGGGTTTTCTGTGGTGTCTAGGGGTGGTGTTTTGGGTGATTGCTGGAGTCGCAGAACAACTGAAGTAAGTGATGAGagcatcaccttcatcatccGAGCAGCTGCCATCACTTCCAGTTTCCAGGTACTATATCTCTCCCTCTGTTGAAAATCCATTTTCTAACCCCAAAAATAAGATTGGGCTTGTTGATAAAATTGTGATTGTGTTTTGGTGTTATAAGTTAATTGGAAAGTATGGCCATAACAGTGCTGTCAAGCTaatttttggttgagttttgacaATGCAATGTGAATTCTATACTTAAATATGTTCTTTTATTAATTGAATCAGATGATACACCATACTTGTTTGATGAAATGCCTTAATGGGAATTTTCTGTTTTTCTGTCATAAATGATACTGTATCTTAGTTTACTCTTTGATGTCCATGTGCATTAATATTTTCAAGTATGTTAAGTGGGAAAAGGTGTTCGTTAGTATGTCAATAGAGTATGTAGATGTAAAAGAATGATCGAATGATACAAGTTAGTATTCTTGAGATCACCATTGGCATATATGGAGAAATAAAATTTGTTCGTCCTTTCCAAATAAATTGATTGCATTCTTTTTTTTATGGGTACCAAGTAATATTGTGTGAAATCCACCGTTAGctgctagttttttttttcttttttgtatttggTACAGTGTTATTGTGGTAGTGTTTTACAATTGCCATTGTTAATCAACAATGGGCTTGATGCTGGTTATAGTAATATTGTTAAGCTAAAATGTAAACAAAGAATGGTATTGTCCCTTTATTTCATTGCCACCCCTAAAGGACACTAGTTCCATGTGAAAGTGTTTCATTAAATTATAACTTCAGTTGAAGTATTATTGGATTTGGTTGAGTAGGTTGCGGCTAGGTTCTAGTACATCATTCATTTCACTTTAGTGCTTGCAGGAACATTTGTTATATGTTTTAATCTGGGAAAACTTCATTCCATGCCGCGTAATATTGTGCTTACGTTCATTATTAGTTGTTATTAAGATGCTAGCTTAATAGGGCAGACGAGTTCATCAGTATATAAAAAAGACTATATTGTGAATTAGTGATTCTTTGTCAATATTACTATTGATCACATTGTTAGATCACTAATTTTACTTTTCACATCCTAGTGGGTATATTAAACTTGTGTTACTGGTACGTACTAGCCTTTTAGACTGCTTATGGCCAACCATATAAAATGCTCTAGTGTATTTCCATGTATCCACACTTATCATCTAATACGAACCTTGAGCAGGTATACAGAAGTATGAACTATAAATGATAACACGCGGCACATTTCATCTCTGGTTGGATTTGCTAGACTTCAGAGAGTtccttgattaatttttgattaatttCTGCAATGGTTACATGAAATATGCTTTCATTTAAGATTTTATGTTATCTGTTGAGTCCAAAGATAGcattatagggaaatacatagaaATCTCAGAACCTTTTCTACAATAAAAGCTGCTATTAAGAAATATGTGCTTCTTCTGTGTAGACATATTTCTAAAATTCATGAATCCAGGAGGACTTACAAATTGATTTAGGAATACTTAGGGGATATCTCTTGCTTCCTTTTAAATTTTGGGACTACTTTGATATTCACCAGCACATTACTTTGAAAGAGAACTGCTTATTTGAATTCAAACAAATAGTGTGTGTCCTCAATTATGCAATACTAATCCTCACTGTTTTTTTAATGCTTTTGCAGTTACAAGTCTACTTGATATCTGATCTTGCACCCTATGTTACTACCTAGACTAGGTCAAGCCATGTTTCTTTGTACTGCAATATATGTTGTTTGTTGATGTTATCAGGTGTTGAGGGTAAAATGCATATTTTTAGTTTAAGAGTAAATCATTGGTACGGTGGGGCTGTGAGTGAAAGATTGCAGATATGCTTTGTTAGAGCCAGGAAATGTGAATGGTCTTTATTGTTTTTATGCAAACTGATTATGTTGTTCTCGTATATGTATTATGATGATTCAACTAATACGTTAATACACTTACCTTGCATTGTTTGTTGATACTCACTTTACAGATAAAATTTGAAAGATCCTGACTATACTTTAATTGCTTAAAGCTTATTAGTCTGAGTTACTAATGTAAtggtctttattttttttaagcttATACTGAAACTTTATAGGATAATATGTTTCTTCATTAGCTTATATAATAAGTACTATAACTGGATATTACTTCTGCAATGGCTTTGATAGTGATCAGATGAGGCGAAATTGAGTGGTTTACAAGATGGTTGAATGAGTATATTGAGTAGTTGGTGTTCTATTTCCATGAGCTGACGGGTCTGATGCTGTTATGATGTTTGTGGTGGTGTCAGTGTATAGATTGAGAAGTATTGCAGCTGAGTAAGAAGCAAGAAGATATGAGCAGGCAGAGCAGTCAATATGCAATTGGAGTGGCGCCCAAagataaggtactttatgtcgatccTTAAACTATGTTTAACTTTGAAATTTTTGTATCCTAAATTTCTCACACTAACATTATCCGTATCAATAACAGATTTTTAAGAAATATATTGAGATTGAGCTGCAACTTGGTGACATGGATCGTTGTCGAACCCTTTATGCGAGGTACTTGGTTTTCCCGTCAGTCGCTCGTTTTTTCGGCTATAAAGAAAACTGCAAGAGCTCTCGGCGAAGCACTATTCAATGCAGAACTTGGTAAACCAATTGGACAGATCACCATGGAAAGTTCAGTAAAGGTAATAGGTAATTCACTTGTTCTGTATATCTATTTTTGTATCCTAAATTTCTCACACTAACATTATCCGTATCAATAACAGATTTTTAAGAAATATATTGAGATTGAGCTGCAACTTGGCGACATGGATCATTGTCGAACCCTTTATGCGAGGTACTTGGTTTGCCCGTCAGTCGCTCGTTTTTTCGGCTATAAATAAAACTGCAAGAGCTCTCGGCGAAGCACTATTCAATGCAGAACTTGGTAAACCAATTGGACAGATCACCATGGAAAGTTCAGTAAAGGTAATAGGTAATTCACTTGTTCTGTATATCTATTGTGTATGTGCAAAGAGATTCGATTCTTGTTTTATTGTTCTGGTGTTTGTGGTGTGGTAAGTGATTAGTCAAGATTGTATGATGCTGTTTGGATCTCTTGAACACCATCAAAATAATTGTCGCTCACTAGGATTTCTATCTTATGCATGCTAATATATAAAATGTCAAATAGTTGTATCTCTTATATTTAGTTCTTATTGATTACTATGTGTACTTATCAGATATCGACCTTAGCTGCTCCTCCAGCTATTCAGAAGCTAAGAGAGAACTTTCCTAGGTAAAATTTGCTGGTGATTTTTGATGTTTTATTGAATACATGTTGATGCAGATGAGACGAGAGTGCAGATTGAAAAGGCACAATTATGCCTTTTTAGGTGTTGCAGAATGGTTAGTATGGCCTCTAAAATGCTACTAGACAGTATATTGGGTATTTTTATAGCGAGTACCTCTCCCGTGTTTGTTGTTCCTTATTGGACCTGTAGTCATTTGAACCTTACATTTTACGTTGTTACTCATTTCAGATTTAGACATCTTGCGGTTGTAGGTTGGTTTGTAGGTTGGCTTAATTGATAGTGATCCTTAAACTTTGCAGTTTCAACCAAACAATGAAAAGTTTCTCAAAGATCATATATGTAATAACTAACTGTGCATTTCGCCTTTTGTTATTCTGGTTCATTTTTTTTCTGCAGTTTGTTAAGTTCATAAAATCAATCTCGCCTCTTTGTGTTTCTCTTGAAAACTAACTTGTTTGAATCTCTTGGAAATTCCACAGGTGTTAATTACCAAGTATCCTCCAACTGCATCTATCCATTTGGGCAAAAAGCAGACTACAAGTTGTGGAGATTCAGGATTTGCTGGTTTCTTTACACTTGAATGATGAATGATCAGAGAGGAACTTAAACACAAGAATGATGGCAATATGAATCTCTTATTATGAGCTTGGTGCTACAAAGTCGAAGGAGTGTTCATCTTTAGTTTCAAAATTAACGAAATTGTAATCATCATTTTTTAAAGAAATGATTAGTTTGTATTTTTGATCTTTTTGTTCCTCTAAAGGTTgtcttttttttaaagaaatgatgtaaattgatctatgtgatataataaaacatgattcagtttttaatttggttcataatttgttttagtatcaattttaattgtaattttaattttaatttcaatttaggaTTATCTAAATCGAAATAGGCCAGATACTTCCGGCACCAGAACAACAGATGTAGCGGggtagctcaaaaatgtaagcaaccaacttcagggCAAAAAAtttggtagctcaaaaatgtaagcgACCAACTTCGGTAGCTCAAAAACGTAAGCAACCAACTTCAAGGCAAAACAtttggtagctcaaaaatgtaagcaaccaacttcaggtaTTTCACTTGCTCTATTATGGTTGGTCTATCTATGAAGTGATCAACGTTTTACTTGTtgtattttggttggtctagctttaaagcgATCACTATTTTGCTTGCTCTATGGAGGTCGGTCTAGCCATGAAGCAATTAAGATAAAAGACACTACATGATAGTTGCTTGATTACTAAAACGATTGCCTAGCTGCTCTAGACTTGTAGAaatcccaccttttgcaactcgagagcgagagccaaattaagtcgctttaagggttagagcgactcaatatgggtttttccaaccaaaaatgcccggtcgcttaatccaacttttcttgtagtgtgTCAACTTGAATTACCTAGAGGTTTAAAGAGAATTTTTACCTTAGTTGGTTCGAGTCCAATACCAAGACCCGAGATCTTAGCTTTTGATCCATGCAGTTATTCCTTCGTAGCTGAGGTTAATAAGTACAGCTTTAGTGCCTCAGATTTAAATGGTAAAAATTTTCAAACCGAAAGAAGAGATATTCCGGTTGTGCTTAATTGGGGGATCGGGAATAAGACGTGTGAAGAAGCGGTAAAAGATTCATCTACTTTTGTTTGCCAAAAGAATAGTAAATGCAGAAACTCAGATGATGGTCCTGGATACATTTGCGCTTGTGAATCAGGCTTCGCGGGGAACCCCTATCTCAGCCCTGGATGCCAAGGTATATAAATTCTGTCTGCTAAATTAAACTTTGCCGTGTGTGTTGTGCATGATCTAATTAACTAGTGTATAAGCATTTAATAGCTGTTTATAATTCAATTTTTAGTTGCcattcaaaaacaaataaaagttgGTTGATCCTACTAATGTGTTAATTTAATTATATATTTTTATGCGAGACGATAAACAGATGTAAATGAATGTGAGGATCAAGAGAACAACCCTTGTGAAGGAACTTGCACAAACACCATCGGAGGTTACGTATGCCAATGTCCAGTTGACACCTATGGAGTTGGAAAGAAAGGTGGAATTGGTTGCTTACGCAGAAAAGCAGAATTTCCCCATACTGAAAGTCACTTTAGGTAAGCATTACTCCTTATTCCCTCAACCAGATAGGGTTGTTTATTCTTTTAGCCACAATACTTTTCTGAATTGACGTAATTATGTTAACGCAGGCATTGGATTAGGGCTCTTGTTCCTAATTGTTACAAGTTCTTTAATATACTTCAGCATAAGGAACAGATAGCTAAGTAAACTTAAGAACAAGTTTTTCCAACAAAATGGTGGTTTGTTGCTACAACAAAAATTGTCCTCAAAGGCAGGTGGTGTAGAAGCTACAAAGGTTTTTACAGCAAAAGAATTGGAATTGGCAACCAAGAACTACAGCGATAAATCAATACTTGGCCGAGGAGGTTTTGGAGTGGTCTACAAGGGAACTTTACCAGATAAGCGCATAGTCGCCATAAAAAAGTCGAAAGTAGTTGATGAGACTCAGATTGATCAATTCATTAATGAGCTTGTGATATTAAGTCAGGTTAACCATCGAAATGTGGTGAAGGTCTTAGGATGTTGTTTAGAAACTGAGGTacctgttggaatattttcaacgacgctaaccaaaggggggtcctgggggaatattttcaaaaaactgaagaattttttgaactgacggttttatttggccgataaaagcctgttcgaaaatttcgaatccaaaagacaccattgatgtctgttgatgaaggaacctgacgtttcgtgaatagaaacctgttggcgaataaaaacctattcccaacaggtgcaaaaccctttataaatagcttctcccagtttcgtttaacatataagaaaaatcaatctgttttctctgtttcaaaaagcatcatcagaaatcagaaatctctttgtgtgttcttgattgaatcaaggggtacaaaccttgaattcagttttcgttgcagggctttcattgtatcctgaaggcaatatttcgcatacctgttgtaatcgccaattgttattgggagggtagaaatatttgtctaaaagaaatttatacaagccttgaaagttttggagtgcaacactttcttctctgtgtcattcatcctttgtgaaaccaattttttccaacagtaCCTTTGCTTGTTTACGAATATGTTTCCAATGGCACCCTCTTACAACACATCCATAACAAGGTGGATGGAAAATCATCTTCCTCCCTTTCTTGGCAAAGTCGTTTGAGGATTGCAACCGAAAGTGCAGGAGCACTTGCGTATTTACATTCTGCAGCTACAACACCCATCATTCATAGAGATATCAAATCTGCAAATATACTATTAGATGATAATTACACTGCAAAAGTATCTGATTTTGGAGCCTCAAGGTTGAACTCATTGGATGAAACTCAAATTGATACACTAGTTCAGGGGACATTGGGGTACTTAGTTCCAGAATACTATCAAACAAGTCTATTGACAGACAAAAGTGATGTTTATAGCTTTGGTGTTGTTCTTGTCGAACTCTTAACAGGAGAAAAACCCATTTCTTTCGATCGGCCAGAAGATCAGAGAGGTCTTGCTTCATATTTCATTTATGCAATGGAAAGAAATGATTTGTTCGAAATTATTGAGCCCCAAGTAGCAAATGAAGGAAGTAGGGAGCACATTGTTGCAGTTGCAGTGCTTGCCAAGAGGTGCCTTAAAATGACCGGTGAAGAAAGACCATCAATGAAACAAGTTGCTGCTGAA
This is a stretch of genomic DNA from Papaver somniferum cultivar HN1 chromosome 1, ASM357369v1, whole genome shotgun sequence. It encodes these proteins:
- the LOC113306455 gene encoding putative wall-associated receptor kinase-like 16; the protein is MNVRIKRTTLVKELAQTPSEVTYANVQLTPMELERKVELVAYAEKQNFPILKVTLGIGLGLLFLIVTSGVEATKVFTAKELELATKNYSDKSILGRGGFGVVYKGTLPDKRIVAIKKSKVVDETQIDQFINELVILSQVNHRNVVKVLGLPLLVYEYVSNGTLLQHIHNKVDGKSSSSLSWQSRLRIATESAGALAYLHSAATTPIIHRDIKSANILLDDNYTAKVSDFGASRLNSLDETQIDTLVQGTLGYLVPEYYQTSLLTDKSDVYSFGVVLVELLTGEKPISFDRPEDQRGLASYFIYAMERNDLFEIIEPQVANEGSREHIVAVAVLAKRCLKMTGEERPSMKQVAAELESLSKLVTQPSEVYNRHRHEKKPNMFIDEPTDLYSVPISSETSGDSGQYSIEKNAMMSMTMPRNFAALPTENAKFGDFRGQQNHRVSSGLLVLYINLLAQILNMFALRCVYDKG